CTTGATCTGAATCGTACCACACAGCCATAGCAGGTCTCTTGCTCTTTCGTCCCTAAAATCTCTTGGCTCAATTTTTGTCCTCCGAATTCGTGTGTTTCCCTTCAGATCCGTCTTTCAGGAAAATGTACGGATTCGAAGCGCTTACCTTCAACATCAATGGAGGATACCTGGAGGCGATCGTGAGGGGGCACCGTGCTGGGCTGCTGACAGCCGCTGATTATAACAACTTGTGCCAGTGCGAGACCCTGGACGACATCAAGATGCACCTCACGGCCACCGAGTACGGGTCGTACCTCCAGAACGGTGCGTTGTGTTTTTATATCCCTTCACCTTCTCCAATTCGCTTTGATTCGACTGATTTCGTGTGATCCTAACCtctgtttggttactgagaaaatggaagtgagagtttttgacctattgttgttttattgtttggaGATATGAAATTTGTGTTAATTGGAGGTTTCTTTTAAGAGAATCACTATTTACTTAATATCTCTAATTTGAATGAAATGTAGCCTCTGTTATAGTCATTCTTTCAATATTCTGTTTTGAACATTTTCATGTTATGGATTTGTCTTCTaatctttttagaattttgGGGTCTTAGGTTGAAGCGGGAGTTATTTGGTGTCAATGCATTGATTAACGGAGAGTTAGGGTTTCACAAATGGTAAATGTTAGAGTGAAGGCTTGCTATCCGCTCAAAGTGAATGTGTGTTGAATTGGATGACTGTTTAGTAGGGTAGGAAGTAGGATTTTGGTTGAATATTGAGCGGGCAAGATAAGGGCTTAGGCTATGTCTTGGTTTAGTCTTTCGAATCTTGAAGCTTAGGACTGAGAAAAAGAGGTTTTCATTGAGAAGGATGTTAATGACAGATTGGAAGATACTAGATAGTGAtctcattacttatcaaaaaaaaaaaaaaaaaagatagtgatCTCATGTCTACATGGAGGGTTCTCTGCATTCAGAATGTTGGGTATATTGAGAGTGTGGTCGAAGAAGCCATGTTAATATAGCAGCTGAATTCTCTGCAAAGGATTTTCAGAGCCTAATCTCAATATGAGGGTAGATAATGTGCTCATATTTGAATGAGACAAATTTGAGAGATGCTGGGCAGAAACCCAGCAATCTTCCATACATTAAGAATATCTGTGAGAGCTGAAATTTTACTACAAATGACATGTAGGAAAAATATTTGATAAGAGGCAGTGGAATAAAAGATCGTGGCTGCATTGTTTCTGTGAAGGAAGAGATGCAACTTtgcctttgttttctttttgcttacTGCATATAgtatttatttgtgttttttttttttttttttggttggcaaATGGTAACCTTGCAATTTTACTACCTTTGTCATGCTTGGCCTAGTAAAGCGCTTTACATAATgacaaaagttttgaggattGTGAGACATCGTTGGCGGAGCTTGagtcctttttctttgttattctTTATACTTGGACAGCTGCATTTGTAGCTCCTTGGGAGAttagttttcataattttcttgttcttttctctcctCCTAATTAGGTGTTTCTCCAGTATACTCCATGTGTACCTGAGTAGCACtttttgcttttaatgatattttgactacttattaaaaaaaaaaaaaaaaaaaaaaacaagtaaagcACTTAACATGATGAATAAATTTCTTACGGTGCACAATTTGATGAATTTGTTGAATAATGCAGCTGCCGCAGCATGTAGTCCCATTTATTGTGTTCCCATAAACCTGAAGTTTTATGTGGGTTACATCTCACGAGATCTATATGCTTTCAATTTGAATTGATGACTTGGAATTTCTGATTTGATGTACATGCATATGTTAtagttttgttttatgtttctattttttatttggttgaaGTTACTAATTGCTATTTCTCACAACTTTCTTGCAGAACCTTCCCCTTTGCATACTACAACTATTGTAGAGAAATGCACTCTTAAACTGGTTGATGAGTATAAGCACATGCTATGCCAAGCGACAGAGCCCTTATCAACCTTCTTAGAGTATATAACGTATGTGGATTTCGTCCTTTTTGTAAATCTTTTCTCgtgttgtaattttttcttttagcattGTTGATCATTCTACTGTTAGTTGTGGATTAATTTTAGGccgaatattaaaaaaaaaaaaaaactttgaaattacAAGCTTTTTTATATCTAAATGgcttaaaagaaaagagatatcAAACTTCTTATGATTACAACTACTGAATAAAACATAAGCTGAACGCATGAAAACCATTATAATCTGCTGCTTCATCCAGATACGGTCACATGATAGACAATGTTGTCCTGATTGTTACTGGAACCTTGCATGAGAGAGATGTTCAGGAGCTCTTGGAAAAATGCCACCCGTTAGGCATGTTTGACAGGTAATTTCACCCCTGAACACTGCTTTCCCTGACTTATTGATGATTtataaatgaatttttcttaatttcctcTGTTCTCCTCAGCATTGCTACTCTGGCAGTTGCTCAGAATATGCGAGAGCTTTATAGGTTGGTTCTTGTTGACACACCATTGGCTCCATACTTCTCCGAGTGTATCACATCAGAGGTGTAGACTTGTCTTTATTCACTTATTACGTTGTTTTATCTTTAAATTATTGTACTTATCTCATAGTCTTAATTCTATATTGGGTCTCGACATTGTCGTGCTTTACTGTTACTCTGAATGGTGATCTGATcattcctattttcttgaaatagTCGTATGTACTTCAAATGGATAATTTTGATCATCTAGTTAGAGAAGTGTGTTATATTAGGGCATTGAGCTAGAGATTATTTACCATTGGCTATTAATTTCTTAGAGTGAATTCAGAAAACCTTTTAATGTCTTTATTATATTAATACCAGTACATGAGTTAGTTCTCATGAATGATAGCAGTGGCATCGCAATTACAGAATGATCAATTTGTTTGACATTATTGCATTTGATACTTGTAGGAAAACTTTGATTTTAATTCCTTTGGATTCCCTTTATTATGTAGGACTTGGATGACATGAACATTGAGATAATGAGGAACACTCTTTACAAGGCGTACCTAGAGGATTTTTACAGGTTTTGCCAGGTGAGCATTGATTTttacagattttttttaaaagatatttggAAATTTTGTTGCATGTCCTATGCCATTTTAATTTCAACGTGATATTCTGGTATAGAAACTTGGGGGTGCGACTGGAGAGATCATGTCTGACCTC
This window of the Corylus avellana chromosome ca5, CavTom2PMs-1.0 genome carries:
- the LOC132183429 gene encoding V-type proton ATPase subunit d1, which encodes MYGFEALTFNINGGYLEAIVRGHRAGLLTAADYNNLCQCETLDDIKMHLTATEYGSYLQNEPSPLHTTTIVEKCTLKLVDEYKHMLCQATEPLSTFLEYITYGHMIDNVVLIVTGTLHERDVQELLEKCHPLGMFDSIATLAVAQNMRELYRLVLVDTPLAPYFSECITSEDLDDMNIEIMRNTLYKAYLEDFYRFCQKLGGATGEIMSDLLAFEADRRAVNISINSIGTELTRDDRRKLYSNFGLLYPYGHEELAVCEDIDQVRAVMEKYPPYQSIFAKLSYGESQMLDKAFYEEEVKRLCLAFEQQFHYGVFFAYMRLREQEIRNLMWISECVAQNQKSRVHDSVVFIF